One segment of Candidatus Neomarinimicrobiota bacterium DNA contains the following:
- the speB gene encoding agmatinase, with the protein MVSIIGIPLDENSSFLKGPAKAPPLIMDAFHSDASNMFAENGVNCDDVDRIRDIGILQLPAGKVAMDSIRKTISKELNRGQKVVSLGGDHSITFPIIESYSQNYSNLNILHFDAHPDLYDNFENNPYSHASPFARIMENGLVKRLVQVGIRTLNNHQKEQIKRFGIEVIEMRNFVSSLSLEFDGPVYVSIDLDALDPAFAPGVSHHEPGGLSTRDLVNVIHQLNGNVVGGDIVEYNPDRDINNMTAVVAAKLLKEVLGKILG; encoded by the coding sequence ATGGTTTCTATTATTGGCATTCCCCTAGATGAAAATTCATCATTTTTAAAAGGGCCTGCCAAAGCGCCACCTCTTATCATGGATGCCTTCCATTCCGATGCATCCAACATGTTTGCTGAAAATGGTGTTAATTGTGATGATGTGGACAGAATTAGGGATATTGGTATTCTCCAACTTCCTGCGGGAAAAGTGGCTATGGATTCTATCCGTAAAACTATTAGTAAAGAATTGAATCGTGGCCAAAAAGTAGTTTCACTCGGTGGTGATCATTCCATTACTTTTCCCATCATTGAATCTTACAGTCAGAATTATTCCAATTTAAATATACTACATTTTGATGCTCACCCTGATCTATACGATAATTTTGAGAACAATCCCTATTCTCACGCTTCCCCCTTTGCTCGAATTATGGAAAATGGCTTGGTGAAACGGTTGGTTCAAGTGGGCATTCGAACCTTAAATAATCATCAAAAAGAACAGATTAAACGATTCGGCATTGAAGTAATTGAAATGAGAAACTTCGTTTCATCTCTTTCACTTGAATTTGACGGACCTGTTTATGTTTCAATTGACCTGGATGCCCTTGATCCCGCCTTCGCCCCGGGTGTGTCTCATCATGAACCGGGCGGACTCTCCACTCGAGACTTGGTGAATGTAATCCATCAATTAAATGGGAATGTGGTGGGAGGCGATATTGTAGAATACAATCCAGACAGGGATATTAATAATATGACCGCGGTGGTTGCGGCTAAATTGTTGAAAGAAGTTTTGGGGAAAATATTGGGTTAA
- a CDS encoding RidA family protein, whose protein sequence is MSRQVINDAHAPNPIGSYNQAVIANGFVFTAGQIAIDPDSGHLIEGSFKSRVEQVFKNLSAILERAGTDLSKVVKFTVFLTDMDNYAEVNEVFNVWLDEAEAPARSLVSVVGLPAGTDVEIECVAAI, encoded by the coding sequence ATGAGTAGACAAGTAATCAATGACGCCCATGCGCCAAACCCCATTGGATCATACAATCAGGCCGTCATTGCCAATGGATTTGTATTTACTGCCGGTCAGATTGCTATCGATCCTGACTCGGGTCATTTGATAGAAGGGTCATTTAAATCAAGAGTGGAACAGGTTTTTAAAAATCTATCAGCTATTTTAGAGCGGGCGGGGACTGACTTGTCGAAGGTAGTTAAGTTTACTGTTTTTTTGACGGACATGGATAATTATGCCGAAGTGAATGAAGTATTCAACGTATGGTTAGATGAAGCGGAAGCACCGGCGCGATCTTTGGTGTCGGTGGTCGGGTTGCCAGCAGGAACCGACGTTGAAATAGAATGTGTCGCCGCCATATAA
- a CDS encoding DNA-binding protein: MQYKQDGDTYIIYVEQDEAIMETLTQFCKDRNIANGQLSGIGAIKEIDLGAYDLENKEYVRNFYENIWELTSYQGNVLLKNGEPFIHAHITISDHSMDVKGGHLFEAKVGAVGEFILRKIDTDGKREFDPNIGLFCMAFND, encoded by the coding sequence ATGCAGTATAAACAGGACGGTGATACTTACATTATTTACGTGGAGCAGGATGAGGCGATTATGGAAACGCTCACCCAGTTTTGTAAAGATCGCAACATAGCTAATGGGCAACTTTCTGGTATTGGGGCAATCAAAGAAATTGACTTGGGCGCCTACGATTTAGAGAATAAAGAATATGTCCGAAACTTTTATGAAAATATTTGGGAATTGACATCTTACCAAGGGAATGTGTTACTCAAGAATGGGGAACCATTTATTCATGCGCACATAACAATTAGCGACCATAGTATGGATGTAAAAGGTGGCCATCTGTTTGAAGCAAAAGTCGGTGCAGTGGGAGAATTTATTTTGAGAAAAATTGATACCGACGGTAAAAGAGAGTTTGATCCCAATATTGGTCTCTTTTGTATGGCCTTTAACGATTAG
- a CDS encoding sodium-dependent transporter: MSQNREQWGSKLGFILAASGSAVGIGNIWKYPSIAGQNGGGAFTLVYLACILAVGLSILIAEFVIGRKTQLSPVGAFEKLAPGTHWKWVGYLGVASAFVILSFYGVVGGWIFKYIIDSFSGGFATFAGNIKAADSAFEVFKTSTWEPVIYQVLFMALCIWVIVKGVKGGIEKWSKIMMPLIVILLGMLAVRGMTLPGGMEGLSFLFNPRFEDLTASAIVLALGHAFFTVSLGMGTMITYGSYLDKKQNLMTSALWVIFLDTAIAMLAGVAIFTTVFALGADPAAGPGLIFGVLPAVFAQMAGGAIWSTMFFILLFMAALTSAISILEVVTAYFIDQKGWSRKKATIQFGAVITVVGAFCSFSLGGGINITEFMGMPFMDFMDYLSSKYMLPIGGMLTAIFVLKKWGIANYLVELKEGMEGMDLSPQLVKTFLTIAAAVVAFIIFNEVYAEIFGKALIG, translated from the coding sequence ATGAGTCAAAACCGTGAACAATGGGGGTCAAAGTTAGGATTTATCTTGGCTGCTTCAGGATCCGCAGTTGGTATAGGAAATATTTGGAAATACCCCTCAATAGCTGGCCAAAATGGTGGCGGTGCTTTTACCTTAGTTTACTTAGCCTGTATCCTGGCTGTTGGTTTATCTATTCTCATTGCTGAATTTGTTATTGGTCGTAAAACGCAATTAAGTCCTGTGGGTGCATTTGAAAAACTGGCTCCGGGTACCCATTGGAAATGGGTAGGATATCTCGGTGTCGCATCTGCCTTTGTAATTCTTTCTTTTTATGGCGTTGTGGGTGGATGGATATTTAAATACATCATTGATTCCTTTTCTGGTGGTTTTGCCACGTTTGCCGGTAATATTAAAGCAGCAGATTCCGCGTTTGAGGTATTTAAGACAAGTACCTGGGAGCCGGTAATATATCAGGTTTTGTTTATGGCTTTGTGTATTTGGGTTATTGTTAAGGGTGTAAAGGGCGGCATTGAAAAATGGTCCAAAATTATGATGCCCTTGATTGTTATTCTATTAGGTATGCTAGCCGTTCGAGGCATGACACTCCCCGGTGGAATGGAGGGATTATCATTTTTATTTAATCCTCGGTTCGAAGACTTAACGGCTTCGGCCATTGTGTTGGCGCTGGGCCATGCATTCTTTACAGTAAGCCTCGGAATGGGAACCATGATTACCTACGGTAGTTATCTCGATAAAAAACAAAATTTAATGACTTCAGCCCTATGGGTGATTTTCTTAGATACTGCCATCGCCATGCTAGCCGGTGTCGCTATTTTCACAACAGTATTTGCACTGGGTGCCGATCCAGCAGCAGGCCCCGGACTTATTTTTGGTGTATTACCGGCAGTATTTGCTCAAATGGCCGGTGGCGCTATTTGGAGTACGATGTTTTTCATCCTCCTATTTATGGCGGCATTGACATCTGCAATCTCAATACTTGAAGTTGTAACCGCTTATTTTATAGATCAAAAAGGATGGTCTCGTAAAAAAGCCACCATTCAGTTTGGTGCTGTGATTACTGTGGTGGGGGCATTCTGTTCATTCTCTTTAGGTGGTGGAATCAATATTACAGAATTCATGGGAATGCCTTTCATGGATTTCATGGATTATTTATCCTCAAAATACATGTTGCCTATCGGTGGCATGCTTACTGCCATATTCGTCCTAAAAAAATGGGGAATCGCCAATTATTTGGTTGAGCTAAAAGAAGGGATGGAAGGGATGGATTTATCTCCACAATTAGTGAAAACATTTCTCACCATTGCAGCAGCAGTTGTAGCCTTTATTATTTTTAATGAAGTATATGCCGAAATTTTCGGCAAAGCATTAATAGGTTAA